Proteins encoded together in one Miscanthus floridulus cultivar M001 chromosome 16, ASM1932011v1, whole genome shotgun sequence window:
- the LOC136513791 gene encoding uncharacterized protein, with amino-acid sequence MPRHAHHDPAPPACCSCCCGCAGAAPCYYPAPAPAPPCSAASDQLLHAIAAHLLLSTPAPAQPQPQPPPPPPAAHHAMNPYPYPYPHPQQYQYQYQYQQQEAKPHAYTHPPPPQQLKPNPSGDHGHLLLHSLLRRVAAIESALPRCFAAPAPARRPPHPNSRPRRAARYQEEEEQEVEEGDESEPESPPSPPLPRPRRPARTGPPPSAASDRAARTIQAHLRRFLARRSRTLRQLKELAVLRSKAAAIRGSLSGRRGGADPAAVSEAAMGLLLRLDAIQGGDPMIREGKRAVSRELTRILEFVDKVLIKEQQQMVMADEYHDGCNAALVAGRPTVSKKVSFSGNGQVHTINEKTENGNEVDQVSEGSSSAEFDEVKPSKRSAYVKPGLAAPMPVHMESRPVAGERR; translated from the exons ATGCCCCGTCACGCCCACCACGACCCGGCCCCGCCcgcctgctgctcctgctgctgcggATGCGCGGGCGCGGCGCCGTGCTACTACCCGGCACCCGCGCCGGCCCCGCCCTGCTCCGCCGCGTCCGACCAACTCCTCCACGCCATTGCCGCCCACCTCCTCCTCAGCACCCCGGCGCCTGCTCAGCCGCagccccagccgccgccgccgcctcccgccgCGCACCACGCGATGAATCCctatccgtatccgtatccgcACCCCCAGCAGTACCAGTACCAGTACCAGTACCAGCAGCAGGAAGCCAAGCCCCATGCCTACACCCAtccaccgccgccgcagcagctgaAGCCCAATCCATCCGGCGACCACGGCCACCTCCTGCTCCACTCGCTCCTGCGTCGGGTGGCCGCGATAGAATCCGCCCTTCCCCGCTGCTTCGCCGCCCCTGCTCCCGCGCGCCGACCGCCCCACCCGAACTCTCGCCCGCGCCGCGCGGCCCGctaccaggaggaggaggagcaagagGTGGAGGAGGGAGACGAGTCGGAACCGGAATCGCCGCCCTCGCCTCCTCTGCCGCGGCCGCGGCGACCGGCGCGCACGGGGCCGCCGCCCTCCGCGGCGAGTGACCGCGCGGCGCGGACGATCCAGGCCCACTTACGCCGCTTCCTGGCGCGGCGCTCCCGGACGCTGCGCCAGCTCAAGGAGCTCGCCGTGCTCCGGTCAAAGGCCGCGGCGATCCGGGGGTCGCTCTCCGGCCGCCGCGGGGGCGCCGACCCCGCCGCCGTCTCAGAGGCGGCCATGGGCCTCCTCCTCCGGCTCGACGCTATCCAG GGAGGGGACCCGATGATCCGGGAGGGCAAGCGCGCGGTGAGCCGGGAGCTCACCCGGATCTTGGAGTTCGTTGACAAGGTGCTGATCAAAGAGCAGCAGCAGATGGTGATGGCCGACGAGTACCATGACGGCTGCAATGCTGCATTGGTGGCAGGTCGCCCGACTGTGAGCAAGAAGGTGAGTTTCTCCGGTAATGGTCAGGTTCACACGATCAATGAAAAGACAGAGAATGGAAATGAAGTTGATCAGGTCTCTGAAGGCTCCAGCTCTGCTGAGTTTGATGAGGTGAAGCCTAGCAAGAGAAGTGCCTATGTTAAGCCTGGGCTTGCAGCACCAATGCCTGTGCACATGGAGTCGAGGCCGGTTGCGGGTGAAAGAAGATAA
- the LOC136513267 gene encoding uncharacterized protein: MDNVESAPDSPAQAPLSSASSLPKEQSQVELELRLLQALEFYPPSKLKGIHRHFVLYGLMEYLRKSLDRQFSSDEVLQLLDRFFNLEMLKPEDDEKDNFSPGEEFSLPESFLNKEE, from the exons ATGGACAACGTCGAGTCTGCCCCTGACTCGCCGGCGCAGGCGCCGCTGTCATCCGCCTCTTCTCTCCCCAAG GAGCAATCGCAGGTGGAGTTGGAGCTGAGGCTGCTTCAGGCTCTCGAGTTCTACCCTCCATCAAAACTCAAAG GCATTCATCGGCACTTTGTTCTCTATGGCCTCATGGAATATTTGCGAAAAAG CCTTGACCGACAATTCTCTTCTGATGAAGTTTTACAACTCTTGGACCGCTTCTTTAACCTAGAAATGCTG AAACCAGAGGATGATGAAAAGGACAACTTCAGTCCGGGGGAAGAATTTTCCTTGCCAGAGAGTTTTCTCAACAAGGAAGAATAA